The following is a genomic window from Rhodothermus sp..
CAGCTGGCGGAAAAAGATCCGCAATGATAATGAAAGCCAGTGCGAAAAGCCCGCCCCCTCCGATTCCCTGAAAAGCCCGAAATACGATGAGCTGATTCATGCCATCGCCCAGGATCGGCAGCGAACCGAATTCCCCCGCCAGCCCGCACAGAAACGATCCACTCAGGAAAAAACTGATAGCTATCAGTACAATGGTTTTGCGACTCTGCAGATCAGCCAGCTTGCCGTAAACAGGCGTCGCGACCGTAAAGGTAAGCAAATAGGCGGTAACAACCCAGGCGTAGCGATCCAGTCCCTGTAGATCAGCTACCATACGTGGCAGCGCAGTAGCCACAATGGTTTGATCCAGTGCACCCAGAAACAGCGCCAGGTGCGCCCCGACCAGTGTATAGCGACGTTCAGGCGAAGCCAGCAGACGCGCAGCCCGCGTTTTCGGTTGGTTACCACCCGTCGATAAACGCCTGGGTCCAGCCGTGATTCCTCTGGACCATCTGCTCGCCCGACTTTCACGATGAATCGCTGCCTTCGAGATCTCTGGAGGCTCTCG
Proteins encoded in this region:
- a CDS encoding MFS transporter, which encodes MIDFFKDFREPPEISKAAIHRESRASRWSRGITAGPRRLSTGGNQPKTRAARLLASPERRYTLVGAHLALFLGALDQTIVATALPRMVADLQGLDRYAWVVTAYLLTFTVATPVYGKLADLQSRKTIVLIAISFFLSGSFLCGLAGEFGSLPILGDGMNQLIVFRAFQGIGGGGLFALAFIIIADLFPPAERGAIRDWWKPFLRWQAYSGFLLAARFPTMVLCWCRALKAGAGSST